In Oryza sativa Japonica Group chromosome 1, ASM3414082v1, the genomic stretch ATGGGATTTGCCAGGTAAACATTCTAGTATTATTTTGAATTGAgagaaattatatatataattagggAAATttatatgatatgatatgatgcatgtgaaaagtaaaaataaataaatgtaggGAAGGCGAAGATGAATGGGGAGAAGGAGTGGTATTTCTACTGCCAGAAGGATCGGAAGTACCCGACGGGGATGAGGACGAACAGGGCGACGGAGGCTGGATACTGGAAGGCGACGGGGAAGGACAAGGAGATCTTCCGCGACCACCACATGCTCATCGGCATGAAGAAGACGCTCGTCTTCTACAAGGGCAGGGCTCCCAAGGGCGACAAGACCAACTGGGTCATGCACGAGTACAGGCTCGCCgacgcctctccgccgccgccgccatcctccgcAGAGCCCCCGAGGCAGGACGACTGGGCCGTCTGCAGGATCTTCCACAAGAGCTCCGGCATCAAGAAGCCGGTGCCGGTTGCTCCTCATCaggtgcccgccgccgccaactaccagcagcagcagcagatggcCATGGCCTCCGCCGGCATCATCCAAGTCCccatgcagatgcagatgccATCCATGTCTGACCAGCTGCAGATGTTGGACGACTTCTCCACCACCGCTTCACTCTCACTCATGGCGCCGCCTTCCTACTCCACTCTGCCTGCAGGCTTCCCGCTTCAGATCAACAGCGGCGCCCATCCCCAGCAGTTTGTTGGGAACCCGTCCATGTActaccaccagcagcagcagatggacATGGCCGGCGGAGGGTTCGTGGTGAGCGAGCCGTCGTCGCTGGTGGTGTCGCCGCAGGATGCTGCCGACCAGAACAACAACGCCGCCGACATCTCGTCGATGGCATGCAACATGGACGCTGCCATCTGGAAGTACTGAAATACATaccatacatacatatatacatatgcatgcgCGAGCTTAATTAGTGTGATGACAGAGGGTGGTGGGTTAATTAGCTAGTATACTCCATTTTATGCATCCATCATATGGCTTTTGCATTGCCTTTAATTTTGGCTTCTTGTGTGAGATCGATGTGAGTGAGATTTGCTGagagattattattattagttatTATAGATTGCATGGCTAGCTATATTGTACTACTAATAATATGTGTCTGCCAGCAATACGTATGTGTGTGAGCGTGCACCGTATAGCAAGGTATAGTTACAGGTATATACATACAAGATATATATAGGTATACATGCATGCGTGATAGATATATGTGTGTATTTGTGCGTGAGCCCAGCTTGATTTGTGTTGTACATAGCTAGCAGTGCATGCCTGCTATTCCTCTGTATGGATTGAATTATGTGaattaattattttgtttaatTACAACATGCATGGTGTATGGTGTACTTATTATATACTATGAACTTAATTTTCAAGTGAGATATATATACGACTAGCTAGTTTTCAT encodes the following:
- the LOC4326295 gene encoding NAC domain-containing protein 20-like is translated as MGEQQQQVERQPDLPPGFRFHPTDEEIITFYLAPKVVDSRGFCVAAIGEVDLNKCEPWDLPGKAKMNGEKEWYFYCQKDRKYPTGMRTNRATEAGYWKATGKDKEIFRDHHMLIGMKKTLVFYKGRAPKGDKTNWVMHEYRLADASPPPPPSSAEPPRQDDWAVCRIFHKSSGIKKPVPVAPHQVPAAANYQQQQQMAMASAGIIQVPMQMQMPSMSDQLQMLDDFSTTASLSLMAPPSYSTLPAGFPLQINSGAHPQQFVGNPSMYYHQQQQMDMAGGGFVVSEPSSLVVSPQDAADQNNNAADISSMACNMDAAIWKY